GCCCATGGCGCCGGGGCCGGGCAAGACAGTGAGGCAATGATCGCGTTGACGGACGCGTTGACGGCGGCAGGCATCACCGTGGTGCGGTTCGAGTTTCCCTACATGGTGCGTCGTCGGCAGGACGGTCGCCGTCGGCCGCCGGATCGCCAGCCGGTGTTGCTGGCCGCGTTTGCGGCGGCGCTGGCGCAGGTCGCGGCGGACCCGCGTTGCACGCGGCCATTGCTGGTGGGTGGCAAGTCCATGGGCGGGCGCATGGCGACGCTGCTGATGGCGGGTGACGAGGCGCCCGCCGACGTGGCGGGGGTGGTGTGCTTCGGGTATCCGTTTCACCCGCCGGGCAAACCGGAGCGGTTGCGTCTGGATCACTGGCCCGCGCTGACGGTGCCGTTGCTGGTCTGCCAGGGGGAGCGGGACACCTTTGGCAGCCGTGCGGAGGTCGAAGGCTATGCCCGTGAAGGATTGCTGCCGGACGCGGTGCGGCTGCTGTGGCTGGCGGACGCCAACCATGATCTGACGCCACGCAAGGCAAGTGGTCTGACCCGGGCCGACCATCTGCAGGCGTGCGGCCGGGCCCTGCAAGCCTGGGGGCCGGTCAAGGCTTTCTGATCAGTACTGCGGTGCGCAAGCGGTTGCGCCCGAAGCGCGCCATGCGACCAAAATCGGCGCGCGCGATGGGCAGGTACTGGCAATCCAGATCGGTCTGCACGCCGTCTTCCGGGTCCGGGTCGTGCAAATAGAGAAAGTCCTCGTCGAACGCCGACAACAGGACCCAGTGTGGTGTGCGCTTGCCGTCCATCTGCCAGGTGGAAATCAGGATCAGCGGCATGGCGCCCTGTTCCAGCCCTCGGGTCAGGGCCTGTTGGGTAATCTCCCGATAATGCACGGTAATCCCGGCCTGTTTGCTGCGACGTACGAAATCCTTGTGCACCATTTCGATGATGTGTTTTTTTTCTTCGTTGCGCACGCTGTCGACGAACAAGGGGCCTTTCTGGCTGATCCAGACGTCGGCACGGAAGCCCCGTTCGACGGCGGCCAGCGCCAGGCCCAGCGGGTGGCAGCCGCCGTGTCCGGCGGTCATGAAGATGGTGGTCGCCTCGCGCCAGATCTGCACTTCATCGCGTTGTTTCAGTTTCAGGTCGTTATCCAGCGCTTTCATGGCCATCATCAGTGAGGCCGGGCCACAGGTGAAGTCGGTGGTCTGCCGGTACCAGGGCACGGGTTTCTGCCACAGGGTGGCATCGAAATGGCGGATACGTTTCTGGTAGCGCAGGGCGTCCTGGTGATCTTCGTAGTAATCGCGGTATTCGCCGAAGCGCAGGTAGCCCATGCTCTCGTACAGGGCGATGGCGGCATGGTTGTCCTTGCGTACTTCCAGGCGCAGGGAAATGCGCTGGGCGTCCAGGGCGGCTTTCTCGGCCGCCTGCACCAGCTTGCGGCCCAGGCCCTGGCCACGGCACTGGTCGCTCACGGCGATGGAGTACAGACGCGCCAGCGAGGTGCCGCGATGCAGGATGACCAGCACATAGCCGACCAGTTGCCGGTGCTGCTCGGCGACGATCAGTGCGCCGTGTTCGGTGGTCAGCCAGCGGCGCAGGCTGCGTCGGCTCAGACGGTCGGTGTCGAAGGTGCGTTTTTCCAGGGCCTCCAGCGCATCCAGATCGTCCAGATGCCCTTGGCGCAGGGTAATGGGCGATGTCCGCGTCATGATTGTTCCTTGTCGCGATGTCTGTCGCGATGCATCCCGGTCAGTGCCAGATCGATCACCTGGCGGGCCCGGAACAATACCAGTTGCTGCCACTGTGCGGCATCAGGACAGAAGT
This region of Isoalcanivorax indicus genomic DNA includes:
- a CDS encoding alpha/beta family hydrolase, with the translated sequence MTELTWQPAASPRATLLLAHGAGAGQDSEAMIALTDALTAAGITVVRFEFPYMVRRRQDGRRRPPDRQPVLLAAFAAALAQVAADPRCTRPLLVGGKSMGGRMATLLMAGDEAPADVAGVVCFGYPFHPPGKPERLRLDHWPALTVPLLVCQGERDTFGSRAEVEGYAREGLLPDAVRLLWLADANHDLTPRKASGLTRADHLQACGRALQAWGPVKAF
- the rimI gene encoding ribosomal protein S18-alanine N-acetyltransferase, translating into MTRTSPITLRQGHLDDLDALEALEKRTFDTDRLSRRSLRRWLTTEHGALIVAEQHRQLVGYVLVILHRGTSLARLYSIAVSDQCRGQGLGRKLVQAAEKAALDAQRISLRLEVRKDNHAAIALYESMGYLRFGEYRDYYEDHQDALRYQKRIRHFDATLWQKPVPWYRQTTDFTCGPASLMMAMKALDNDLKLKQRDEVQIWREATTIFMTAGHGGCHPLGLALAAVERGFRADVWISQKGPLFVDSVRNEEKKHIIEMVHKDFVRRSKQAGITVHYREITQQALTRGLEQGAMPLILISTWQMDGKRTPHWVLLSAFDEDFLYLHDPDPEDGVQTDLDCQYLPIARADFGRMARFGRNRLRTAVLIRKP